A genomic segment from Brienomyrus brachyistius isolate T26 chromosome 9, BBRACH_0.4, whole genome shotgun sequence encodes:
- the ahr1a gene encoding aryl hydrocarbon receptor 1a isoform X1 yields MNNNYGLYAKPKRRKPVQKSVKSSPVGVKSNPSKRHRDRLNGELEILASLLPFPQDVVSKLDKLTVLRLCVSYLRAKSFFSVVLGSSDASGPSLQGEELLEVELLLKVLNGFLLVVTAGGMIFYVSPGIKDYLGFHQSDVIHQSAYELIHTEDRFEFRKQLHWAFKPPPSPEGSPEDSSGISPGLPLTGCNPENLPPENSAFLKRNFVCRLRSFLDNSSGFLAMNVQGHLKFLHGQKRRSPDGSFVPPQLALFALVTPLQPPSIVEIRTRNFLFRTKHKLDFTPTACDARGKVVLGYTEAELCDRGTGYQFIHAADMLYCAENHIRMMKTGDSGMTVFRLLNKQSRWLWIQANAQLIYKNGKPDYIIASQKVLTDEEGEDNLRKRNLRLPFHFATGEALLYDTGSHKSLSDAALGGGVSSGEGSLDPNSLLGAMLKQDHSIYVCVPGQDQGSLPNTAGDVGSVFHSDWNHNHLIIPESIVAELDSRSEEDKNADLWTLMSSLGMCSEDLGLFQRDEALFKKDTTGNGDVADVADEILAYVGESLTIQSGCVLAGDSGTAARITQCQKAHSPPCQSRHQQAPDPQRCSPAPAWPDASLDAWTQGRAAEQQNSCKHPRLLPPRDDLLADCPNLQQLHHRLTHMQVSGDLPSSVAMDAMNGHPSSFKLDHPDLQMLSPPLYECFIGEGAPPGLHGWDGLGSDPDGHLQGLISARLPKSPVVPEDHFPALDLEELLGIPELGGVGGKAGVTDDDPPVSQCVSVADLPGLEERAVPPWAHSQAHSQAHSQSGNGDMDVFYQDSCMLSSFQQQGEPLQQLPCMSALYPDLFLGAFARSSRPWLG; encoded by the exons ATGAACAACAATTATGGTTTATATGCAAAGCCAAAGAGGAGAAAGCCCGTGCAGAAAAG TGTAAAGTCCAGCCCTGTTGGTGTGAAATCAAACCCTTCCAAGAGGCACCGGGACCGCCTGAATGGAGAACTGGAGATTCTGGCCAGCTTGCTCCCGTTTCCGCAGGATGTCGTCTCCAAACTGGACAAGCTTACTGTGCTCCGCCTGTGCGTCAGCTACCTCCGGGCCAAGAGCTTCTTCAGCG TGGTCCTCGGATCCTCGGACGCCAGCGGCCCCAGTCTCCAGGGGGAGGAGCTTCTGGAAGTGGAGCTCCTGCTGAAG GTGCTAAATGGCTTCCTGCTGGTGGTTACTGCTGGTGGGATGATCTTCTACGTCTCTCCTGGCATAAAGGACTACCTCGGCTTCCATCAG TCTGACGTCATCCACCAGAGTGCCTACGAGCTCATCCACACAGAGGACCGCTTCGAGTTCCGGAAGCAGCTCCACTGGGCGTTCAAGCCGCCCCCCAGCcctgaaggcagcccagaggacTCCT CGGGCATCAGCCCAGGGTTACCGTTAACCGGCTGCAATCCCGAAAACCTTCCTCCTGAGAACTCCGCCTTCCTCAAGAGGAATTTCGTGTGCAGGTTGAGATCTTTTCTGGACAACTCATCTGGATTTCTG GCCATGAATGTTCAAGGTCACCTAAAGTTCCTGCACGGGCAGAAGCGGAGATCCCCGGATGGCTCCTTTGTGCCGCCTCAGCTGGCCCTCTTTGCCTTGGTCACGCCCCTCCAGCCACCCTCCATTGTGGAGATCCGCACGAGGAACTTCCTCTTCAGGACCAAACACAAGCTGGACTTCACCCCCACGGCCTGTGATGCCAG AGGGAAGGTTGTTCTGGGCTACACAGAGGCCGAGCTTTGTGACCGAGGGACAGGTTACCAGTTCATCCACGCGGCAGACATGCTGTACTGCGCCGAGAATCACATTCGCA TGATGAAGACCGGAGACAGCGGGATGACCGTCTTCAGGCTGCTCAACAAACAGAGCCGATGGTTGTGGATCCAGGCCAATGCCCAGCTGATCTACAAGAACGGCAAACCCGACTACATCATCGCTTCTCAGAAGGTCCTCAC GGATGAAGAGGGGGAGGACAACCTTAGAAAACGCAATCTCAGGCTGCCTTTTCACTTTGCCACAGGAGAGGCGCTCCTGTATGACACCGGCTCCCATAAGTCCCTCAGTGATGCTGCCCTGGGAGGTGGAGTCTCCTCAGGGGAGGGGTCACTGGACCCCAACTCCCTCCTGGGTGCCATGCTGAAGCAGGATCACTCCATCTATGTCTGCGTTCCAGGGCAAGACCAGGGCTCCCTCCCCAACACCGCTGGGGATGTGGGCTCCGTATTTCACAGTGACTGGAACCACAACCATTTGATAATTCCGGAAAGTATCGTCGCGGAGCTGGATAGCCGATCAGAAGAAGATAAAAACGCCGACCTGTGGACTTTGATGAGCAGCCTGGGCATGTGCAGCGAGGACCTCGGGCTCTTCCAGCGCGATGAGGCCTTATTCAAGAAGGACACGACTGGAAACGGCGATGTAGCCGATGTAGCCGATGAGATTCTGGCGTACGTAGGGGAATCCCTCACGATCCAGTCCGGCTGTGTGCTCGCCGGCGATTCTGGGACGGCAGCCCGAATAACACAGTGCCAGAAAGCTCACAGTCCTCCGTGCCAGAGCCGCCACCAACAGGCCCCGGATCCGCAGCGGTGttcaccagcacccgcctggccGGACGCGTCCCTGGATGCATGGACACAAGGAAGGGCGGCGGAGCAGCAGAACTCGTGTAAACATCCGCGACTGTTACCGCCTCGGGATGATCTCCTGGCCGACTGTCCAAATCTGCAGCAGCTACATCACAGGTTGACCCACATGCAGGTCAGCGGGGACCTGCCCTCTTCTGTTGCCATGGACGCTATGAACGGACATCCTTCCTCATTCAAGTTGGATCATCCCGACCTGCAGATGCTGTCCCCTCCATTATATGAATGCTTCATTGGGGAGGGGGCACCCCCAGGGCTCCACGGCTGGGATGGGCTGGGCTCGGACCCCGATGGCCACCTTCAGGGCCTAATTTCAGCCCGGCTTCCCAAATCCCCTGTGGTTCCGGAGGACCACTTCCCTGCACTAGACCTGGAGGAGCTGTTGGGAATCCCAGAGCTTGGAGGTGTTGGGGGCAAAGCCGGCGTCACTGACGACGACCCACCCGTGtctcagtgtgtgtctgtggctgaCCTGCCTGGCTTGGAGGAGAGAGCCGTGCCCCCATGGGCCCACTCACAGGCCCACTCACAGGCCCACTCACAG AGTGGCAACGGTGACATGGACGTGTTTTACCAGGACTCCTGCATGCTGTCCTCCTTCCAACAGCAGGGGGAGCCACTGCAGCAGCTTCCCTGCATGAGCGCCCTGTACCCTGACCTCTTCCTGGGGGCCTTTGCAAGGTCCTCACGCCCATGGCTCGGCTGA
- the ahr1a gene encoding aryl hydrocarbon receptor 1a isoform X2, whose amino-acid sequence MNRCIGRLNRTSVPYVWPTLTLCECLCAPVVLGSSDASGPSLQGEELLEVELLLKVLNGFLLVVTAGGMIFYVSPGIKDYLGFHQSDVIHQSAYELIHTEDRFEFRKQLHWAFKPPPSPEGSPEDSSGISPGLPLTGCNPENLPPENSAFLKRNFVCRLRSFLDNSSGFLAMNVQGHLKFLHGQKRRSPDGSFVPPQLALFALVTPLQPPSIVEIRTRNFLFRTKHKLDFTPTACDARGKVVLGYTEAELCDRGTGYQFIHAADMLYCAENHIRMMKTGDSGMTVFRLLNKQSRWLWIQANAQLIYKNGKPDYIIASQKVLTDEEGEDNLRKRNLRLPFHFATGEALLYDTGSHKSLSDAALGGGVSSGEGSLDPNSLLGAMLKQDHSIYVCVPGQDQGSLPNTAGDVGSVFHSDWNHNHLIIPESIVAELDSRSEEDKNADLWTLMSSLGMCSEDLGLFQRDEALFKKDTTGNGDVADVADEILAYVGESLTIQSGCVLAGDSGTAARITQCQKAHSPPCQSRHQQAPDPQRCSPAPAWPDASLDAWTQGRAAEQQNSCKHPRLLPPRDDLLADCPNLQQLHHRLTHMQVSGDLPSSVAMDAMNGHPSSFKLDHPDLQMLSPPLYECFIGEGAPPGLHGWDGLGSDPDGHLQGLISARLPKSPVVPEDHFPALDLEELLGIPELGGVGGKAGVTDDDPPVSQCVSVADLPGLEERAVPPWAHSQAHSQAHSQSGNGDMDVFYQDSCMLSSFQQQGEPLQQLPCMSALYPDLFLGAFARSSRPWLG is encoded by the exons ATGAATCGTTGTATCGGTCGCTTGAATCGGACCTCGGTTCCTTACGTGTGGCCCACCCTTACGTTGTGTGAATGTCTGTGCGCTCCAGTGGTCCTCGGATCCTCGGACGCCAGCGGCCCCAGTCTCCAGGGGGAGGAGCTTCTGGAAGTGGAGCTCCTGCTGAAG GTGCTAAATGGCTTCCTGCTGGTGGTTACTGCTGGTGGGATGATCTTCTACGTCTCTCCTGGCATAAAGGACTACCTCGGCTTCCATCAG TCTGACGTCATCCACCAGAGTGCCTACGAGCTCATCCACACAGAGGACCGCTTCGAGTTCCGGAAGCAGCTCCACTGGGCGTTCAAGCCGCCCCCCAGCcctgaaggcagcccagaggacTCCT CGGGCATCAGCCCAGGGTTACCGTTAACCGGCTGCAATCCCGAAAACCTTCCTCCTGAGAACTCCGCCTTCCTCAAGAGGAATTTCGTGTGCAGGTTGAGATCTTTTCTGGACAACTCATCTGGATTTCTG GCCATGAATGTTCAAGGTCACCTAAAGTTCCTGCACGGGCAGAAGCGGAGATCCCCGGATGGCTCCTTTGTGCCGCCTCAGCTGGCCCTCTTTGCCTTGGTCACGCCCCTCCAGCCACCCTCCATTGTGGAGATCCGCACGAGGAACTTCCTCTTCAGGACCAAACACAAGCTGGACTTCACCCCCACGGCCTGTGATGCCAG AGGGAAGGTTGTTCTGGGCTACACAGAGGCCGAGCTTTGTGACCGAGGGACAGGTTACCAGTTCATCCACGCGGCAGACATGCTGTACTGCGCCGAGAATCACATTCGCA TGATGAAGACCGGAGACAGCGGGATGACCGTCTTCAGGCTGCTCAACAAACAGAGCCGATGGTTGTGGATCCAGGCCAATGCCCAGCTGATCTACAAGAACGGCAAACCCGACTACATCATCGCTTCTCAGAAGGTCCTCAC GGATGAAGAGGGGGAGGACAACCTTAGAAAACGCAATCTCAGGCTGCCTTTTCACTTTGCCACAGGAGAGGCGCTCCTGTATGACACCGGCTCCCATAAGTCCCTCAGTGATGCTGCCCTGGGAGGTGGAGTCTCCTCAGGGGAGGGGTCACTGGACCCCAACTCCCTCCTGGGTGCCATGCTGAAGCAGGATCACTCCATCTATGTCTGCGTTCCAGGGCAAGACCAGGGCTCCCTCCCCAACACCGCTGGGGATGTGGGCTCCGTATTTCACAGTGACTGGAACCACAACCATTTGATAATTCCGGAAAGTATCGTCGCGGAGCTGGATAGCCGATCAGAAGAAGATAAAAACGCCGACCTGTGGACTTTGATGAGCAGCCTGGGCATGTGCAGCGAGGACCTCGGGCTCTTCCAGCGCGATGAGGCCTTATTCAAGAAGGACACGACTGGAAACGGCGATGTAGCCGATGTAGCCGATGAGATTCTGGCGTACGTAGGGGAATCCCTCACGATCCAGTCCGGCTGTGTGCTCGCCGGCGATTCTGGGACGGCAGCCCGAATAACACAGTGCCAGAAAGCTCACAGTCCTCCGTGCCAGAGCCGCCACCAACAGGCCCCGGATCCGCAGCGGTGttcaccagcacccgcctggccGGACGCGTCCCTGGATGCATGGACACAAGGAAGGGCGGCGGAGCAGCAGAACTCGTGTAAACATCCGCGACTGTTACCGCCTCGGGATGATCTCCTGGCCGACTGTCCAAATCTGCAGCAGCTACATCACAGGTTGACCCACATGCAGGTCAGCGGGGACCTGCCCTCTTCTGTTGCCATGGACGCTATGAACGGACATCCTTCCTCATTCAAGTTGGATCATCCCGACCTGCAGATGCTGTCCCCTCCATTATATGAATGCTTCATTGGGGAGGGGGCACCCCCAGGGCTCCACGGCTGGGATGGGCTGGGCTCGGACCCCGATGGCCACCTTCAGGGCCTAATTTCAGCCCGGCTTCCCAAATCCCCTGTGGTTCCGGAGGACCACTTCCCTGCACTAGACCTGGAGGAGCTGTTGGGAATCCCAGAGCTTGGAGGTGTTGGGGGCAAAGCCGGCGTCACTGACGACGACCCACCCGTGtctcagtgtgtgtctgtggctgaCCTGCCTGGCTTGGAGGAGAGAGCCGTGCCCCCATGGGCCCACTCACAGGCCCACTCACAGGCCCACTCACAG AGTGGCAACGGTGACATGGACGTGTTTTACCAGGACTCCTGCATGCTGTCCTCCTTCCAACAGCAGGGGGAGCCACTGCAGCAGCTTCCCTGCATGAGCGCCCTGTACCCTGACCTCTTCCTGGGGGCCTTTGCAAGGTCCTCACGCCCATGGCTCGGCTGA